The nucleotide window CGCAGCTCGATCGGGCGCCTCGGCCTGTTCGTCCACGTCACCGCCGGGTTCGGCGACGTCGGGTTCTGCGGCTACTGGACGCTGGAGATGTTCGCGGTCCAGCCGGTGAAGATCTATCCCGGCGTTTCGATCTGCCAGATCTTTTTCCACCAGATCCACGGCGCGATCACCGAATACTCGAGCGACAAGTACCAGAACAACCGCGACATCCAGCCGAGCCTGTTGTTTCGCGAGCTGTCGGCTGGCCCCGGCGACGAGGCGCAGCTCGAGCTCGACTTCAACGCCGAGCGTGCCGCCCGGCGCCGCGCCGCCTCCCCCACCCCCGTCCCGCGCTGACGAGCCCTCCGATGATTTCCAAGCTGCTGGCCTGGATCGTGCTCGCCCTGTCACTCGTCGGGGTCGTGCTCGGCCTGGTCGCGGTGTTCGGCGGCAAGGCGCTCGGCCCCGGTTTGCCGGGCCAGTTGGTGATGTGGGGCCTGGTGCCGTTGGTGGCGGTGGCGACGCTGGTCTCCCTGGCGCTGCTCGCCGTCGGGGGCAGGGCATCGTGAGTCGGGCGGGGCCCCTTCCCCCGCCGTGCCGGGGCGGTCACACTGCCACTCCCGATTTCCCGACCAGAAAGGACCGTCCGTGCTGCGCACGCACTCCTGCGGTGAGCTCCGCCTCTCCCATGTCGGCCAGACGGCGACCCTCTGCGGCTGGGTCGACCGGGTGCGCGACCACAAGGGGGTGATCTTCATCGACCTCCGCGACCGCTGGGGGCGGACGCAGGTGGTGGTCGGTCCCGAGAGCCCGGGCGCGACGCTCGCGGCCGCGAAGACGGTCCGACCGGAGTGGGTCGTGCGCGTCTGCGGCACGGTCGGCGCCCGTCCCGAGGGGACGATCAACCCCAAGCTCGACACCGGCACCGTCGAGCTGTCGTGCCTGTCCCTCGAGGTGCTCAACGAGGCGGTCACGCCCGTCTTCCAGCCTTCGGCCACCGACCTCCCCGGCGAGGAGGTGCGCCTCGGGCACCGCTGGCTCGACCTGCGCCGGCCGGCGATGCAGCGCAATCTCCTCCTCCGCCACCGGATGGTGAAGATCATGCGCGACCACTTCGACGAGCTCGGGTTCGTCGACGTCGAGACGCCGATGCTCGGCAAGAGCACTCCCGAGGGGGCGCGCGACTACCTCGTGCCGGCCCGGCTCGAGCACGGCTCGTTCTTCGCGCTGCCGCAGTCGCCGCAGCTCTACAAGCAGCTCCTGATGATCGCCGGCTTCGACCGCTACGTGCAGGTGGCGAAGTGCTTCCGCGACGAAGACCTCCGCGCCGACCGGCAGCCGGAGTTCACCCAGCTCGACGTGGAGATGAGCTTCGTCGAGGCCGACGACGTGATCGGGGTCATCGAGCGGCTCGTGCAACGCAGCGCCCGCGAGATCCTCGGGCTCGACGTCCCCCTCCCCCTGCCGCGCCTCTCCTGGGACGAGGCGATGGAGCGCTTCGGCCACGACGCCCCCGACCTCCGCTACGGCCTCGAACTGGTCGATCTCGCGGCGGCCGTGGAGGGGTGCGAGTTCCGCGTGTTCAAGTCGGCGCTCGACGCCGGCGGTCGGGTGCGCGGGATCCGCGTCCCCGGGGCGGCGGCGAAGTTTTCGCGGAAGGAGCTCGACGACCTCACGGCCGTGGCCGTCGAGGGGGGTGCGAAGGGGCTGGTGTGGCTCAAGCTCGAGGAGTCGGGCGAGTGGTCGGGGCCGGTGGCCAAAAACCTCGGCCCCGCCGCAGCGCCGCTCCGCGCGGCGCTCGGCGCGGTGCCCGGCGACCTGGCGCTGGTCGTCGCCGATTCGTTCGACGTCACCTGCAAGGCGCTCCACATGCTGCGCAAGCGGCTCGGGGCGGCGCTTGGTCTCTACGACCCGCAGGCGATGCACTTCTCGTGGGTTGTCGACTTCCCGATGTTCGCCCGCGACACCGAGTCGGGGGGGTGGGCGGCGATGCACCATCCGTTCACGGCGCCGCGCCGTGCCGACCTGGCGCTGCTCGACACCGACCCGGCCGCCTGCCGGGCGCAGGCCTACGACCTGGTGATCAACGGCTCGGAGGCGGGCGGCGGCACGATCCGGATCCACGACCGGGCGACGCAGGCCAAGGTCTTCGGGCTCCTCGGCATCTCGGCGGAGACGGCGCGCGAGCGGTTCGGATTCCTGCTCGATGCCCTGGAGAGCGGCGCTCCGCCCCACGGCGGCATCGCCCTGGGCATCGACCGCTGGATCATGTTGTTCGGCGGCCTCGACAACATCCGCGACGTGATCGCCTTCCCCAAGACGCAGAAGGCGAGCGACCTGATGACCGGCGCCCCGGCTCCGGTCGAGACCAAGCAGCTCGCCGAACTGGCGATCCGCGTCGTCCTGCCGCCGAAGCCCGCCGCTCCGGGCAAGCCCGCCTGACGCGCGCCGTCAGCGGCCGCGTTCTTCGAGCACGAGCGTCATCCGCGCTTCGAGCGACTCGCCGGCGGCGAGGATCCGCCAGCCCCGGCGGGTGTCGAACGCCGCGCCGCCGGGAAGGCAGGTGTAGGGCTCGATGCACACGCTGCGGCGGTGCGGTGGCGTGAACAGCACGACCGTCCCCGAGCCGGAGTCCTGCTCGACGCGCAGCGCCATCGGCCCGGCCGGATCCACGTAGCGGCTGGTGATCACCCCGCCGGCCACGTCGAGATCGGTGAACACGTCGTCGAATTCGAGCGCTCCGATCGGCACCGCTCCGGGAAACGCCACCCGGCGGTCGGCCGGCACGAGCGGGCCGGCGGGGAGCCAGTCCGTCTGCGGCTGCCAGGTGCGCGCCGGCACGTCGAGCCGGCAGGCGGCCGCGTCCCCGCCGGGCACCAGCGGCAGCGGAAAATACGGATGGAGCCCCAGAGCTGCGGGCATCCGTCCGAGGGCCTCGAGGTGCAGCCGGCAGTCGAGGGCCGCGGCCGACAGCGACCAGGTGACGCGGAGGACGAAATCGGCGGGCCAGCGCGGCCGGAGATCGGGGGCGTCGTGCGACAGCCGGTATTCGGCGGTCACGGTGCTGTCGGCGCGCTCGATCACGCGCCACGGCCGTTCGTGTACGAGCCCGTGGATCGGCCGGCCGAGCTTGTCTTTCCCTTCCAGTTCGATCGACCGTCCCTCGAACGCCATCGTCGTCGTGGCGAGGCGGCCGGGGTAGGGGCAGAGGATCGGGATTCCGCCCGACGTCGGCCGTGCGCCGCTCTCGAGATAGCCGTCGGGCACCCACACCACCTGCCGCGCCCCGGCACCGCCGTCGAGCCAGGCCGGACCGCACGCGGCGCCGCGGCCGACCACGATCGTGGCCCGGGCCTGCGACGAGGGAGCGGTCAATTCGACGACGGCGGGGGGAGTGCTCATGGCGGCATGATACCGCTCCGGCACTGCCGCGCGACCGGCCGCGGCGGATCGACTATGCTCGTGGATCGGCTGGAGGAGCACGTGCTACGGCAGCACATGCCGCGGCAGCGCGGGCGACTAGCTCAATTGGTCAGAGCACCTCGTTTACACCGAGGGGGTTGGGGGTTCGAGTCCCTCGTCGCCCATTGGCCGGGTCTGCGAAACCGGCACGATTCTCGGGGTTTTCGCCGTAAGCCGAGTCTTCACAGCGGGTTCTGTTTTTCGGTGCGATTCCCTGCCAGACCCCGCGGGAACGTGCTGCGCTGCACAATTCGAGGAAGGCGATGACAACCATCGAGATCACGCTACCCGAGGCGCTGGCGAAGGAGGCAGCCGAGGAGGGATTGCTCGAGCCGCGCGCGATCGAAGCCTTGCTCCGCGAACGCCTGGCATCCACTCGCATCGCTCGGATGCAGCAAGCCCGCGCGAAGCTGGCGTCGCCGTCTCCGATGCCGATGACGGCCGCTGAAGTCGAAGCCAAAGTCAAGGCGTACCGCGCGGAGCGACGCCGTGCGAGTGGTGCTTGACACCAACACCGCCGTGTCGGGCCTGCTCTGGGGTGGTGTGCCGGGGCAGTTGATAGATGCCGCCCAGTGGTTCCCGGTCGTCATCCGCCGGGCGCTGGCCGCCCGGGAACAGGGGTTTCCCGCGGAGCCGATCCCCGACGGCCAGTTCCGCAGCCGGAGCAAGCAGTTCCGCCGGTCACGGAAGGAGTATCGCAGCGTCCCATAGGGCGACACGCCGCGAAGCATCGCCGC belongs to Planctomycetota bacterium and includes:
- the aspS gene encoding aspartate--tRNA ligase; this translates as MLRTHSCGELRLSHVGQTATLCGWVDRVRDHKGVIFIDLRDRWGRTQVVVGPESPGATLAAAKTVRPEWVVRVCGTVGARPEGTINPKLDTGTVELSCLSLEVLNEAVTPVFQPSATDLPGEEVRLGHRWLDLRRPAMQRNLLLRHRMVKIMRDHFDELGFVDVETPMLGKSTPEGARDYLVPARLEHGSFFALPQSPQLYKQLLMIAGFDRYVQVAKCFRDEDLRADRQPEFTQLDVEMSFVEADDVIGVIERLVQRSAREILGLDVPLPLPRLSWDEAMERFGHDAPDLRYGLELVDLAAAVEGCEFRVFKSALDAGGRVRGIRVPGAAAKFSRKELDDLTAVAVEGGAKGLVWLKLEESGEWSGPVAKNLGPAAAPLRAALGAVPGDLALVVADSFDVTCKALHMLRKRLGAALGLYDPQAMHFSWVVDFPMFARDTESGGWAAMHHPFTAPRRADLALLDTDPAACRAQAYDLVINGSEAGGGTIRIHDRATQAKVFGLLGISAETARERFGFLLDALESGAPPHGGIALGIDRWIMLFGGLDNIRDVIAFPKTQKASDLMTGAPAPVETKQLAELAIRVVLPPKPAAPGKPA
- a CDS encoding dCTP deaminase; the protein is MILSGHEIRQQLGGNIHIDPFDESKLNPNSYNLSLHDELLVYEEVVLDMRKSNRVQRVRIPAEGLVLAPNQLYLGRTVERTETHNLVPMIEGRSSIGRLGLFVHVTAGFGDVGFCGYWTLEMFAVQPVKIYPGVSICQIFFHQIHGAITEYSSDKYQNNRDIQPSLLFRELSAGPGDEAQLELDFNAERAARRRAASPTPVPR
- a CDS encoding aldose 1-epimerase, with product MSTPPAVVELTAPSSQARATIVVGRGAACGPAWLDGGAGARQVVWVPDGYLESGARPTSGGIPILCPYPGRLATTTMAFEGRSIELEGKDKLGRPIHGLVHERPWRVIERADSTVTAEYRLSHDAPDLRPRWPADFVLRVTWSLSAAALDCRLHLEALGRMPAALGLHPYFPLPLVPGGDAAACRLDVPARTWQPQTDWLPAGPLVPADRRVAFPGAVPIGALEFDDVFTDLDVAGGVITSRYVDPAGPMALRVEQDSGSGTVVLFTPPHRRSVCIEPYTCLPGGAAFDTRRGWRILAAGESLEARMTLVLEERGR